The Kocuria turfanensis genome contains the following window.
CGTCGAGCTCCTCGACGGCCTCGGCCAGGCGCAGGAACTTCCGGGCGCCCTCGGCGTCCAGCTCGACCAGCATGCTCGGGCGGAACTGGGGGTCGTCGTTGTTGTACTCGAGCCCGGCCTCGTCGAGGGCCGCGCGGATCGCGGGCAGGTCGGTGGCCTCGGAGACGACCTCGAAGACCTCCTCCTGCTCCACGACCTCGTCGGCGCCCGCGTCCAGGACGGCCATGAGGACGTCGTCCTCCGTGAGCCCGTCGGTGCGGGTGACCTCCACGACGCCCTTGCGCTCGAAGAGGAAGGCCACGGACCCGGAGTCGGCCATCGTGCCGCCGTTGCGGGTCACGGCCACGCGCACCTCGGAGGCGGCGCGGTTCTTGTTGTCCGTGAGGCACTCGATGTACAGGGCCGTGCCCTGCGGGCCGCGGGCCTCGTAGAGGATCTCGGTGTAGTCGACGACCTCGCCGGTCAGCCCGGCGCCGCGCTTGATCGCGCGGTCGATGTTCGCCACCGGCACCGAGTTCTTCTTGGCCTTGGACACGGCGAGGTCCAGGGCCGGGTTGCCCGCGGTGTCGGGCCCGCCCATGCGCGCGGCCACCTCGATGCCCTTGATGTACTTGGCGAAGGCCTTGGCGCGCTTGGCGTCGATCGCGGCTTTCTTGTGCTTGGTCGTGGCCCACTTGGAGTGACCTGACATGCGTTCCTCCTCGGAAGTCGTGACGGGACGTCGTGCTCGGGGCTCGGGAGCCGCCGGCCGCCGTCCCGGGGCGGCCCGTCCGGGCGGCAGGCGGGGACGGGCCGGAAAAGTCCTGCTCCATCCTACCGGGTGCGGCGCCGCCCGCTCCCGGCGACCGACGGAAACCGGCCGGCGGAAACCGGCCGGCGACAACGGGCCTGGGGGAACCGGCCGGCGGAAACCGGCCGGCCCGGACGGTGTGGACGGTGCAGGGCGGACGGATCAGCGGGGACGGGTCACGGCGACCTCCCGGGCGCGCTCGGCGAGCGTGTCGTCCAGCGGCTCGGCGTCGAAGGTCCCGAACCGGCGCTCCACCGCGGCCCGGATGAGGTGGTCGGCCACGGCGGGGTTCTTCGGCAGCATCGACCCGTGCAGGTAGGAGGCCACCACGTGGTGCATGCGCGCGCCCTCGGTGCCGTCCTCGCCGTTGTTGCCGGCGCCCTTGCGCACCGTGCCGAGCGGGGCCTGCCCGGAGCCCAGCCGGGTGATCCCCGAGTGGTTCTCGTAGCCGACCACGGTGCCGAACTCCGGGGACTCCAGGACGATGTTGCCGATCAGGCGCGTCGGCCCGCCCACCGTGGTGAGGTCCAGGATCCCGATCCCGGGCAGGGTCTGCCCGGCGCCGGTGCGGAACTCGTGGCCGAAGAGCTGGTAGAGCCCGCAGATCGCCAGCATCGGCACGCCGTCGGCGGCCATCGCGCGCAGCTCCGGGGCGATCCGCTGCAGGTCCTCCTGGACGCGGAACTGCCCGGAGTCCTGCCCGCCGCCGCCCACGAGGAGGTCGGCGTCGGCGGGGAAGGGGTCCCCGGGGTCGTGGTCGGACAGCCGCACGGCGTAGCCGTACTTCTCCAGCCGGCGCTTGAGCGTCAGGGTGTTGCCCCAGTCGCCGTAGATGTTCATGTCCCGGGGGTAGAGCTGGACGAGGTGGACGGTGCGGTCGGTCATGGGGGCTCCGCTCAGATCTCGGCGACCTCGGCCACGCGGGACAGCTCCCGGCGCAGCTCGAGCATGGACGTGTAGGTGCAGAAGACGCGCATGGGCCGGTCGCCGGCGGCGGCCACGAAGCGCCGCAGTGCGTCGCCGAGGTCGGGGACGACGTCGTGCACGGGGACCTCGTCGTAGTCCAGGCGCAGCGCCATGTCCCACGCCCGGGTGCCGCCGACGACGTCCACCCCGGCGTCGCGCAGGGAGTGGAAGTCGACGTCCCACAGCCAGGAGACGTCCCGGCCGTCGGCGTACTCGTCGTTGATGGTGACCATGGTGGCGTAGTCGCCGGGCCGGGCCGAGGCCAGCGACAGGCGGAACCCGGAGGGGTTCTTCACGAGCAGCAGCTGCAGCGGCCGGCCGTCGACGTGAATGGTCTCACCGCGCCCGAAGGCCGGGGTGACGCGGGACAGCTCGTCCACCAGCGCGGGGCGGTCGGCGTCCGGGCCGGCGACGGCGAGCACCAGCGCCAGGGCAGCGGCCGCGTTGTAGATGTTGTAGACGCCGTAGAGCTCCACGGTGGCCTCGACGTCCTCGCCGCCCACCGTGAGGTGCACCCGGTTCGCCGCGAAGGAGGTCAGCTCCACCTCGGCGGCCGGGCGCGGGGCGAGCTCGCGCTCGTGGTCCTCCCCGGCCTCGGGACCGCCGGCGGAGCGCATGTCGTCGTCGGAGGGGAACATGCGGCGCAGCTCCGGCGCGAGGCCGAACCAGCGCACGTCGGTGCCGTCCGGGACGTGCTCGGCCAGCGACACGATCCGGGGGTCCTCCCGGTTGAGCACCACGGTGCCCGTGGTGGCCGCGGCGATCTGGGCGAGCATCCGGCGGGTCGTGTCGATCTCCCCGAAGCGGTCGAGCTGGTCGCGCATGACGTTGAGCAGCAGTGCGTGGCGGGGCTTGACCTGCTTGACGAAGTGCACCGCGTGGGCCTCGTCGAGCTCGAGCACGGCGATGTCGGCGTCGAGCCGGCCGGTGAGGCTCATCTCCCCCAGCAGCGCCGCCGCCACACCCCGCACGAAGTTGGAGCCGGTGCGGTTCGTGAAGACCTTGTACCCCTGCGAGCGCAGCAGCTGGACGGCCATCTTGGTGGTGGTGGTCTTGCCGTTGGTGCCGCTGACGACCACGACCCCGTGCGGCAGCCGCCCGAGCTGCTCCGCCACGAACCCGGGGTGCAGCTTCTCCATCACGAGGCCGGGGAAGGCGGAGCCGCCTCCGCGCAGGGTCGTCAGGTACCGGATGCCTTGGCCGAGCAGGCGCACGTGGGGTCTGGACATGCGCTCCATCCTAGGGCGTGCGGACGGTCCGCCCGTGGCGCGGCGGCTCGTCGCGGCGCCACGGGCGGGCCGCGAACCGGTCCCGGCCGCCGCGCCGGCCCGGCCACCGCGCCCGGCCCGGCCACCGCGCCCGGCCCGGCCACCGCGCCCGGCCCTTCGGCGTCCGGCCGGTCGGCGTCCGGCGGTTCCTGGTCCGGCGGTTCCTGGTCCGGCGGTTCCTGGTCCGGCGGTTCGTGGTCCGGCCGTTCCTGGTCCGGCGGCGACCGGACGATGCAGCGACCGGACGATGCAGCGACCGGACGATGCGGCGACCGGGCGGCGGCGGGCACCGGCGGGTGATCGGGTGCGCCCGGTGGGACGTGCGCGTACCCTGGATGCACCAAGACCGGAGCCGGTGGCCGCGGTGGTTCCCCGGGGCCTCGGTCGGAACCTGCGGACGGAGGGAACGGGTGGAGACCGAGAGCCCCATGGCCGAGTTGAGCATGGTCTTCGCCCGGCTGAGCGGCATGCTGCTGAGCGAGGACGGCGCCGCCGGTGCGGCGCGGCGGCTCGCGGAGGCGGCGTGCGTGCTCGTCGACGGGGCGACGGGAGCGGGGGTCTCGCTCCTGGACGAGGCCGGCCGGCGGAGGACGACCGGGTCCACCGGCGCGTCCGTGGACGCGGCCGACGCCCTGCAGTACGAGCTCGGGGAGGGTCCCTGCCTCAGCGCCTGGGCCACCGGGGTGGCCCAGCGGGTCGAGGACACCACCGAGGACCGGCGCTGGCCGGCCTGGTCCGCGGCCGCCGCCGGCGCGGGGATCCGCGCGGTGCTCAGCGTGCCGCTGGTGCGGCAGGACCGCGCCCTGGGGGCGATGAAGGTCTACGCCGCCGCCCCGCACGCCTTCACCGCCCGGGAGGAGCAGGTGCTGGGCCTGCTGGCCGAGGCCGCGGCCACGCTGCTGGGCTCGGCCCTGGCCCCGGAGGCGCCGAACCGGCTCAGCGCCTCGCTCCGGGCCGCCCTGGCCGACCGCCGGGCCGTCGACCTCGCCACCGGGATGCTGATGGAGCGCCACGGCACGGACGCGCAGAGCGCCCGGATCACCCTGCTGCACGCCTCCCGCGCCCTGGACCTGCCCATGACCCGCATCGCCTCCCGGGTGCTCGAGCGCGCCCCGGACCCCGAGCTCTGATGGGCGCCCCCGTGGACGACGACGGAGCCGCGCAGCAGGCCCGCCTGCTGCGCCTGGCCGTGGAGGGCGCCGGGGTCGGTCTGGGCCGGCTGTGGATGGACTACTTCAGCCTGGGCGGTGACGTCGGCGCGGTGGAGGTCGACGCCTATCTGCACGAGTGCCTGGGGCTGCCGCCCTTCCAGCGCGACCTCCTGGCGCACGCGGCCAACGGGCTGCTCCGGCCGGGCGCGCCGCGGGCCCCGTACTCCGTGGACCTGCCCGGTGCCCCCCAGGACCCGGGCACGCCCCCGGACTGACCGGGGACGGCGCTGCCCCGGTAGGGTGTTCCACCGAACCTGCCCGCCCATCGAGTCCGACAGGGACTGAGCCTTGGACAACCCCCTCCTGCGCCCCAGCGAGCTGCCCTACGAGCTGCCGGACTTCCGGAGCATCCGGGAGGAGCACTTCCTGCCGGCCTTCGAGGCCGCGATGGCCCAGGACCTGGAGTGCGTGCGGGCGGTCCTGGCCGACCCCGCGCCTCCCACGTTCGCGAACACCGTCGAGGCCCTCGAGCGCGGCGGGCTGGCCCTGGACCGGGTCGAGTCGGTCTTCTTCACCCTCACCGCCGCGCACAACACCGCCGGCGTCCAGCGGATCTACCAGGAGCTCGCGCCGCGGCTGTCCGAGCACAAGGCGGACTTCACGCTCAACAAGGAGCTCTACTCCCGCGTCCGGCGGGTGGACCGCACGGACCTGCAGCCCTGGCAGCTGCGGGTGCTGGACGAGTACGTCTCCTGGTTCCAGAACTCCGGGGCGGAGCTGGACCTGGACGACCAGCAGCGGCTGCGGGAGGTCAACGACGAGCTCTCCGCGCTGAGCATCCGCTACGGCAACGACCTGCTCCGGGAGGTCAACGCCTCCGCCGTCGTGGTGGACGACCCCGAGGCGCTGGACGGCATGGACCCCGCGGACATCGAGGCCGCCGCCTCCGCGGCCGCCGAGAACGGCCACCGGGGACGCTACCTGCTCACGCCCGCGCTGTTCACCGTCCAGCCGGTGCTGTCGGTGCTCACGGACCGCGCGCTGCGCCGGCGGATCCACCTGGCCGCCGTCCACCGGGGCACCGGCGAGCCCGACGGCGAGGGCTCGCAGAGCCGCACGGACCTGCGCCCCCTGGCCGCGCGGATCGCCCGGCTGCGCGCGGAGCAGGCGCGGCTGCTGGGCTACCGCAGCCACGGCGACCACGTCATGGCGGGCAGCACGGCTCCTTCCCCCGAGGCGGTGCAGGAGATGCTCGAGCGGATCACCGGGCCCGCGGTGCGCAACGCGCTCGAGGAGCGCGCCGAGCTGGAACGGCTCGCGGGCCACCCGATCGAGGCGTGGGACTGGCCGTTCTGGGCCGAGCGGCTGCGCCGGGAGCGCTACCGCGTGGACGCCTCCGCGCTGCGGGAGTACTTCGAGCTGGAGTCGGTGCTCGAGCACGGGATATTCCGCACCGCCCGTGAGCTCTACGGACTGGTCTTCACCGAGCGCCCCGATCTGCGCGGCTATCTGCCGCAGGTGCGGGTGTGGGAGGTCACCGACGAGCACGGGGACGGGGTGGGCCTGTTCCTGGGCGACTGGTTCACCCGGCCAACCAAGCAGGGCGGGGCCTGGATGGGCTCGCTCGTGCACCAGAACCGGCTCACCGGGCAGCGGCCCGTCGTCGTGAACAACGCGAACTTCACCCGCCCGCCCGCCGGGCGGCCGAAGCTGCTGACCCTGGACGAGGTGGTCACGGTCTTCCACGAGTTCGGCCACGCCCTGCACGGGCTGCTCTCGGACGTGCACCTGCCCTCGTTCTCCGGCACGAAGGTCCCCCGCGACTTCGTCGAGTACCCCTCGCAGGTCCACGAGATGTGGGTGCTGCACCCGGACGTGGCCCCGCACTACGCCCGGCACCACCGCACCGGGGAGCCGGTCCCGGAGGCCACCCTGGCCGCCCTGCGGCAGGCCGCCGCGCACGGGCAGGGCTTCCGGACCGTGGAGTACCTGGCCTCGACCTGGCTGGACCTCGCCTGGCACGGGATCGAGGACCCGTCCCGGCTGCCCGACCCGCGCACCGTGGAGCAGGAGGCCCTGGAGCGGGCCGGGATCGACGTGCCCGGCATCGCCCCGCGCTACCGGACCGGGTACTTCAAGCACATCTTCGCCGGTGGCTACTCCGCCGGGTACTACGCCTACATCTGGTCCGAGATCCTCGACGCGGACACCGCCCGGTGGTTCACCGCCCACGGCGGGCTCACCCGGGAGAACGGCCGCCGCTTCGCGGAGGAGGTGCTCTCCCGCGGCAACGAGACGGCACCCCTCGAGGCGGTGGAGGCGCTGCTGGGCCGGCGCCCGCACCTCAGCGCCCTGCTGCAGCGGCGCGGGCTGCTGCCCCGCGAGGAGTTCGTGCACCGGCGGCGGGGCGCCCCGGCCCCGGAGGCCGGGGGCCCGGACCGGGCCTGAGCGGCCCGCGGCCGGGCAGGCCCTGACGGATCACGCACGGGACCGGGTGCCCGGAGCGGTCCGGGCACCCGGCGGGGCCGTGGCCCGGTGCGGGACGCGGCGGGCCGGGGCTCAGGCCTCCGGCCAGGCGTCGGCGATGTCCTGGCGGGTGTCCCCGAGGGTCTGCATGATCGCCTTGGTCCCGGCGAGCACGGGCATGAAGTTCGCGTCCCCGTTCCAGCGGGGCACCACGTGCTGGTGCAGGTGCCCGGAGAGCGACCCGCCCGCCGCGGCCCCCAGGTTGATCCCCACGTTGAAGGCGTGCGGGGAGGCCACCCGGCGGATCGTCGACACGGCGGTGCGGGTCAGGTCCGTGAGCTCGCGCAGCTCCTCCTCCCCCAGCTCCGTCAGGTCGGCCACGTGCCGGTACGGGCACACCATGAGGTGCCCGGGGTTGTACGGGAAGAGGTTGAGGATCACGAAGCAGTGCGCGCCGCGGTGGACGATCAGGGACTCCTCGTCCGCGCGCTGCGGGCCGTGGCAGAACGGGCACCCGGGGTCCTCCCGCACGGACGGGTCCTCCCCGCGCACGTAGGCCAGCCGGTGCGGGGTCCACAGCCGCTGGAAGCTGTCGGGCACCCCCGGGATCTCGAACTCGTCCTGGCGGATCCAGTGGTGCGGAGGTCCGCCCTCGGGCGCCCGGCCGGTCACTGCCCGACCCCGGCCGTCTCCGCGGCGGCGTGGGGGTCCTCGGGCAGGGCGGCCGTCGGCTCCTCGTTCACCCGGCGCTGGATGTGCGCCACGATCCGTTCGACGGCCTCGCCGACCGGGACGCCGTTGTCCTGGGAGCCGTCGCGGAACCGGAAGGACACCGCGTTCGCCTCGGCGTCCTCCCCGCCGGCGATGAGCACGAACGGCACCTTCTCCTTGGAGGCGGTGCGGATCTTCTTGGGGAACCGGTCGGAGCCGGCGTCGAGCTCCACGCGCACCCCGCGGGCCCGGAGGGTGTCCACCACGTCCTGCAGGTAGTCGTTGAACGCCTCGGCCACCGGGATCGCCACCACCTGGACGGGGGCCAGCCACGCCGGGAACGCCCCGGCGTAGTGCTCCACGAGCACGCCCATGAAGCGCTCCACGGAGCCGAACAGCGCGCGGTGGATCATCACCGGGCGCTGCCGCGTGCCGTCCGCGGCCTGGTACTCGAGGTCGAAGCGCTCCGGGAGGTTGAAGTCCAGCTGGATGGTCGACATCTGCCAGGTCCGCCCGATGGCGTCCTTGGCCTGGACCGAGATCTTCGGGCCGTAGAAGGCCGCGCCCCCGGGGTCCGGCACCAGGTTCAGCCCGGACTCCGCCGCGACCTCGGCCAGGGTCGCCGTGGCCTCCTCCCACAGCTCGTCCGAGCCCACGAACTTCTCCGGGTCCTTGGTGGAGAGCTCCAGGTAGAAGTCGTCGAGCCCGTAGTCCTTGAGCAGGTCGAGGACGAACGTGAGGGTGGTGGTCAGCTCCGCCTTCATCTGCTCACGGGTGCAGTAGATGTGGGCGTCGTCCTGGGTCATGCCCCGCACCCGGGTCAGGCCGTGCACCACGCCGGACTTCTCGTAGCGGTAGACCTGCCCGAACTCGAACAGCCGCAGGGGCAGCTCCCGGTAGGACCGGCCGCGCGAGCGGAAGATGAGGTTGTGCATGGGGCAGTTCATGGGCTTGAGGTAGTAGTCCTGGCCCTGCTTGGTGAGCTGGCCGGTCTCGGCGTCGCGCTCCTCGTCCACGTGCATGGCCGGGAACATCCCCTCCCGGTACCAGTCCAGGTGCCCCGAGACCTCGTAGAGGTGGCCCTTGGTGATGTGCGGGGTGTAGACGAACTCGTAGCCGGCCTCGGTGTGGCGGCTGCGGGAGTAGTCCTCCATGGTCTTGCGGATGATCCCCCCCTTCGGGTGGAACACCGGCAGGCCGGAGCCCAGCTCGTCCGGGAAGGAGAACAGGTCCATCTCCGAGCCGAGCCGGCGGTGGTCGCGCCGCTCGGCCTCGGCCAGGCGGTCCTTGTAGGCCTTCAGTTCCTCCTTGGACGGCCACGCCGTGCCGTAGATGCGCTGCAGCTGCTTGTTCTTCTCGGACCCGCGCCAGTAGGCGGCGGCCGAGCGCATGAGGGCGTAGCCGTTGCCGATCAGCTTGGTGTCCGGCAGGTGCGGGCCGCGGCACAGGTCCTTCCAGACCGTCTCCCCGGTCTTGCGGTCCACGTTGTCGTAGATCGTCAGCTCCCCGGCGGCGACCTCCACGGACGCGCCCTCGGCGGCGGCGTCCACGTCCCCGCCCGAGCCGGGGCCCTGGGACAGGCCGATCAGCTCGAGCTTGTACGGCTCGTCCGCCATCTCGGTCCGGGCCTCCTCCTCGCTCACGGCGCGGCGGCGGAAGGACTGGGTGGAGTTGACGATCCGCTGCATCCGCTTCTCGATCGCCTTGAGGTCCTCGGGGGTGAACGCCTGCTCGACGTCGAAGTCGAAGTAGAAGCCGTCGGTGATGTACGGGCCGATGCCGAGCTTCGCGTCCTCGTGCAGCTGCTGCACGGCCTGGGCCATCACGTGGGCCGTGGAGTGGCGCAGCACCTCGAGCCCCTCCGGCTCCGAGATCAGCACCCGCTCCACGGCGTCGCCGTCGGCGAGCTCGGTGGCGAGGTCCCGCAGCACACCGTTGACGCGGGCGACCACCACGGAGCGCTCCTCGCGGTACAGCTCCGCGGCGGAGGTGCCGGCCCCCACCGTGCGCTGCTCGCCGTCGACGGTGATCGTGAGGGGTGCGGACTCGGGCTGGTGCTCCGGCGCGGTGGTCATGGGGAGGGGTCTCCTTCGGTCGGCAACGGCACGCACCCGTACGGGGGGCACGAGGCAGCGGCACCGGCGGGCGGCGCGCACTGCATCGATGGTACCCGTCCGGTGCGGTGCTGACCGGTGGGGCGGTGAGGCCGGGCCGGCCCGCGGGGCGGCCGCGTCCGGCGCCCTCGGCCCGGCGGGACCCCGCCCGAGCCGGGCCCGGTACGGGCGGTGTTCCGACGGGCCCGGCACGACGACGGGCCCCCGTCACCTCGCGGTGACGGGGGCCCGGAACGATCGGTGCGATCAGATGCGGTCGCGGCGATCGCGGTCGGTGAGGCCGGTGCCGCGCTCGGCGTCGGTCTCGACCTCGACCTGCTCCTTGCGGACGTCGGCGTCGACGCGCTCGGTGTCGCGGACGGTCTCCTTCTCGATCCCGACCTTCTCGACACCCACGGTCTCCTTGGCGACGACGGGGCGCTCCTCGTGGAGGGTCACCTCGACGTCCTCCTCGCCGATGGTGCCGGTGGTGGCCTCGGTGCCGCTGAGCGGGGTGCGCTCGACCCGGACCTCCTCGCGCTCGACGGGGACGTCGACGGTCTCGCGCTCGGTCACCACGTACTTGCGCAGGCGGGCGCGGCCGGTCTCCTGCTGCTCCTTGCCGACGTGCAGCCGCTCCTCGTGGCGGACCACGCCGTTGTCGGCGCGGTCGGTGAGGTCCCGGTCGCGGTCGGTGAGGTCGCGGTCGGTGACGTCGCGGTCGGCGGTGCCGCGGTCGACCTCGGCGTAGCCGGCGGTGCCCGCGCCGGGCACGGCGTTGCGGTCGGTGCCGAGCGTGTCGCCGGCGTCACGGCCGGTGGTGCCGGTGCCGGTGTAGTCGGTCGTGGCGTAGTCCGTCCGGCCGTCGCGGTCGCGGTCGGTGTCACGGTCGCCGCCGGTGCCGGAGTAGTTCATCTTGTAGTAGCGGTAGATCTCCTCCTCCTCGGCCGGGGAGAGGTGCTGGTCCGCGTCCACGTTCGGGGCGTCCTTGACGACACCCTTGGCGTAGGGGAGCACCAGGCGGTCGCCGTCCTGCCGGGCGCCCTCGACCGGGACGAAGCTCTCCTTGGTGCCGAACAGACCGGTGTTGACGGTCACGAACGTGACATCCTCGGTGTTGTCGTCCAGGAAGACCTGCTCGACCTTGCCGATCTTGTCGCCGTCCGAGTCGTAGGCGGTGGCCGAGAGCAGTGCGTTGACGTCGTACGTAGCCATGAGAACTCCTTCTCTTGATCTGCTGGAGAACGGGCACCCGGGAGGGGCCCGCCGCGGACGAATCCCGCCGGGGGGCGGGCTGCAACTCGTTCGCTGTTATTAGTAACCATACTGGCTATCAGCCCGCTGGCCAATGGATTCTCCCAGAGTGAAACTGCTGGATCCGCGGCGGTCCCCCGCGCATGATGCCCCGACCCCGGTCCGCTCACCGGGCCGGTGAGCGGACCGCTGAGCGTGCCGCTGAGCGGGCCGAGGAGCGGACGGCCGCCGGGGTCGCCGGGTCGGCGAGGTCCCAGGCCTGCTCCGCGCTGAGACTGATCCCGCGGGGGCCCGTGCGCCGGGTGCGCCCGCGCACCAGCAGCAGCCGCGTGCCGAACAGGTGCTGCCCCGAGCGCTCCTGGGCGTCGGGGAAGAAGGCGCAGTCCACCGCGCCCGTGCCGTCGTCGAGACTGACGAAGACCACCCGCCGGCCGCTGCGCAGGGGCGGGGTCATGGTCGAGACCCGCACGCCCGCCACGAGCACCTCGGACCGGTTGCGCAGCTCCAGCAGCCGCTCGGCGGGCACGGCCCCCAGCTCCCGCAGCAGGGGGGCCCAGCTGTCCAGGAGGTGCGCGGAGACGTCGACCGCGAGCAGGTCCAGCTCGGTGCGCACCTTCTCCTCGACGGTGGGCTCGGGCCGTTCCGCGGGCAGGCCCCGCAGCTCCAGGTCCCCCAGGTCCAGGGCCAGCTGCCCCTGGACCTCCCGGCTCCCGGGGTCCCGGGGCGGACGGGCGCTGTCCGCCCGGGTGCGCAGGGCGTGCACCAGGTCGGCGCGGGAGGCGGTTCCCCCGGAGCGGCGCAGCAGGCCGTCGAAGGCGCCGACGGCGGCGAGGCGCTCGAGGGTGCGCCGGGCGGGGCGGGCCCGCTGCCGCAGGTCCGCGAGCGAGGCATAGGGCTGCCCGGCCACGATCCGGCGCACCTCGGCCTGCGAGACCCCGTGGATGCCCGTCAGGGCCAGGCGCACGCCCAGGCGCCCGGGGTCCTCCGCCAGCCGCTCCACCCGGTAGTGCTCGTCGGAGCGGTTGACGTCCACCGGCAGGACGGGGATGCCCATCCGCCGTGCCTCCCCCACGAGCAGGCGCTTGGGGTACATCCCGGGGTCGTGCTCCCAGAGCCCGGCCAGGAACGCCTCCGGGTGGTGGGCCTTCAGCCACGCGGACTGGTAGGTGGGCACCGCGAAGGCCGCGCCGTGGGCCTTGCAGAAGCCGAACGAGCCGAAGGCCGCCAGGATCCCCCACACCCGGTCCACGACGTCCAGGGGGTACTCCCGCTCCCGGGCCCGCTCGCGGAAGTACGCCTCCACCTCGAGCTGCCGGTCCGAGCCGAGCCGGCGGCGCAGCTCGTCGGCCCGGGCCAGACCGCAGCCGGTGAAGGCGTCGAGGATGCGCAGGACCTGTTCGTGGAAGACGGTCACCCCGTGGGTCTCGGCGAGGATCGGGTCGAGGCGCGGGTGGACGGTGACGGGCCGGGACCAGCCGTGGCGGTGCTCCAGATAGGGCCGGACCATGTCCGAGTGCATGGGGCCGGGGCGGAAGAGGGAGATGTCCACGACGAGGTCGCCGAAGCTCGTCGGCGCCATCTTGCCGATGAGCTCGCGCTGGCCCGGGGACTCGATCTGGAAGCAGCCCAGGGTGTGGGTCGAGCGGATGAGCTCGAACGTGGCCTCGTCGTCGACGGGGACGGACTCCAGGTCCAGGCGGGGCCGTCCGGGATGGATGCGGGCCACCTCCTCGACGGCGTGGGCGAGGGCGGACTGCATCCGCACGCCGAGGACGTCGAGCTTGAGCATGCCCATGGGGTCCATGTCGTGCTTGTCGAACTGGCTCATCGGCATCCCGGCCCCGCCGGCCTGCACCGGGGTGCGGTCCAGGAGGGAGCGGTCCCCCAGGATCACCCCGCACGGGTGCATGGAGATGTGCCGGGGCAGGCGGTCCAGGCGCTCGGTGAGGTCCACGAGCAGGTCCAGCTGCTTCTCCCGGGACACCTGCTCGGCGAACTCCCGCAGCTCCGGCTGGCGGGCGAGGGTCTCGCGCAGGGCCGAGGCCGGCAGGTGCCACAGCTGCTTGGCCACCGTGTCCACGGTCTCGGGGTCCAGTCCGAGCGCCAGCCCCGCGTCCCGGACGGCGCCGCGGGCCCGGT
Protein-coding sequences here:
- a CDS encoding Mur ligase family protein — its product is MERMSRPHVRLLGQGIRYLTTLRGGGSAFPGLVMEKLHPGFVAEQLGRLPHGVVVVSGTNGKTTTTKMAVQLLRSQGYKVFTNRTGSNFVRGVAAALLGEMSLTGRLDADIAVLELDEAHAVHFVKQVKPRHALLLNVMRDQLDRFGEIDTTRRMLAQIAAATTGTVVLNREDPRIVSLAEHVPDGTDVRWFGLAPELRRMFPSDDDMRSAGGPEAGEDHERELAPRPAAEVELTSFAANRVHLTVGGEDVEATVELYGVYNIYNAAAALALVLAVAGPDADRPALVDELSRVTPAFGRGETIHVDGRPLQLLLVKNPSGFRLSLASARPGDYATMVTINDEYADGRDVSWLWDVDFHSLRDAGVDVVGGTRAWDMALRLDYDEVPVHDVVPDLGDALRRFVAAAGDRPMRVFCTYTSMLELRRELSRVAEVAEI
- a CDS encoding GAF and ANTAR domain-containing protein; protein product: METESPMAELSMVFARLSGMLLSEDGAAGAARRLAEAACVLVDGATGAGVSLLDEAGRRRTTGSTGASVDAADALQYELGEGPCLSAWATGVAQRVEDTTEDRRWPAWSAAAAGAGIRAVLSVPLVRQDRALGAMKVYAAAPHAFTAREEQVLGLLAEAAATLLGSALAPEAPNRLSASLRAALADRRAVDLATGMLMERHGTDAQSARITLLHASRALDLPMTRIASRVLERAPDPEL
- a CDS encoding YebC/PmpR family DNA-binding transcriptional regulator → MSGHSKWATTKHKKAAIDAKRAKAFAKYIKGIEVAARMGGPDTAGNPALDLAVSKAKKNSVPVANIDRAIKRGAGLTGEVVDYTEILYEARGPQGTALYIECLTDNKNRAASEVRVAVTRNGGTMADSGSVAFLFERKGVVEVTRTDGLTEDDVLMAVLDAGADEVVEQEEVFEVVSEATDLPAIRAALDEAGLEYNNDDPQFRPSMLVELDAEGARKFLRLAEAVEELDDVQNVYSNADIPAEVLAQLDTED
- a CDS encoding HIT family protein, with product MTGRAPEGGPPHHWIRQDEFEIPGVPDSFQRLWTPHRLAYVRGEDPSVREDPGCPFCHGPQRADEESLIVHRGAHCFVILNLFPYNPGHLMVCPYRHVADLTELGEEELRELTDLTRTAVSTIRRVASPHAFNVGINLGAAAGGSLSGHLHQHVVPRWNGDANFMPVLAGTKAIMQTLGDTRQDIADAWPEA
- a CDS encoding M3 family metallopeptidase, which codes for MDNPLLRPSELPYELPDFRSIREEHFLPAFEAAMAQDLECVRAVLADPAPPTFANTVEALERGGLALDRVESVFFTLTAAHNTAGVQRIYQELAPRLSEHKADFTLNKELYSRVRRVDRTDLQPWQLRVLDEYVSWFQNSGAELDLDDQQRLREVNDELSALSIRYGNDLLREVNASAVVVDDPEALDGMDPADIEAAASAAAENGHRGRYLLTPALFTVQPVLSVLTDRALRRRIHLAAVHRGTGEPDGEGSQSRTDLRPLAARIARLRAEQARLLGYRSHGDHVMAGSTAPSPEAVQEMLERITGPAVRNALEERAELERLAGHPIEAWDWPFWAERLRRERYRVDASALREYFELESVLEHGIFRTARELYGLVFTERPDLRGYLPQVRVWEVTDEHGDGVGLFLGDWFTRPTKQGGAWMGSLVHQNRLTGQRPVVVNNANFTRPPAGRPKLLTLDEVVTVFHEFGHALHGLLSDVHLPSFSGTKVPRDFVEYPSQVHEMWVLHPDVAPHYARHHRTGEPVPEATLAALRQAAAHGQGFRTVEYLASTWLDLAWHGIEDPSRLPDPRTVEQEALERAGIDVPGIAPRYRTGYFKHIFAGGYSAGYYAYIWSEILDADTARWFTAHGGLTRENGRRFAEEVLSRGNETAPLEAVEALLGRRPHLSALLQRRGLLPREEFVHRRRGAPAPEAGGPDRA
- a CDS encoding type 1 glutamine amidotransferase, with translation MTDRTVHLVQLYPRDMNIYGDWGNTLTLKRRLEKYGYAVRLSDHDPGDPFPADADLLVGGGGQDSGQFRVQEDLQRIAPELRAMAADGVPMLAICGLYQLFGHEFRTGAGQTLPGIGILDLTTVGGPTRLIGNIVLESPEFGTVVGYENHSGITRLGSGQAPLGTVRKGAGNNGEDGTEGARMHHVVASYLHGSMLPKNPAVADHLIRAAVERRFGTFDAEPLDDTLAERAREVAVTRPR
- the thrS gene encoding threonine--tRNA ligase gives rise to the protein MTTAPEHQPESAPLTITVDGEQRTVGAGTSAAELYREERSVVVARVNGVLRDLATELADGDAVERVLISEPEGLEVLRHSTAHVMAQAVQQLHEDAKLGIGPYITDGFYFDFDVEQAFTPEDLKAIEKRMQRIVNSTQSFRRRAVSEEEARTEMADEPYKLELIGLSQGPGSGGDVDAAAEGASVEVAAGELTIYDNVDRKTGETVWKDLCRGPHLPDTKLIGNGYALMRSAAAYWRGSEKNKQLQRIYGTAWPSKEELKAYKDRLAEAERRDHRRLGSEMDLFSFPDELGSGLPVFHPKGGIIRKTMEDYSRSRHTEAGYEFVYTPHITKGHLYEVSGHLDWYREGMFPAMHVDEERDAETGQLTKQGQDYYLKPMNCPMHNLIFRSRGRSYRELPLRLFEFGQVYRYEKSGVVHGLTRVRGMTQDDAHIYCTREQMKAELTTTLTFVLDLLKDYGLDDFYLELSTKDPEKFVGSDELWEEATATLAEVAAESGLNLVPDPGGAAFYGPKISVQAKDAIGRTWQMSTIQLDFNLPERFDLEYQAADGTRQRPVMIHRALFGSVERFMGVLVEHYAGAFPAWLAPVQVVAIPVAEAFNDYLQDVVDTLRARGVRVELDAGSDRFPKKIRTASKEKVPFVLIAGGEDAEANAVSFRFRDGSQDNGVPVGEAVERIVAHIQRRVNEEPTAALPEDPHAAAETAGVGQ